ACCATTGATGCCATGGACAAGTGGTCACCCTTGGGCCATGTTCAGTTGACAGGAATTGGAGGTGGGAATGGGTATCAAATCTTTGTCCAGAACTCCAGCCCATTCTCGTGTTTGATAATTAGTTTGGACATGGGAGTACTGATTCCCACaagtatttttaatattatttttactcataataatattattatcaagaatattatattattaatattattatatttatattaaaagttGAAATTACTACTGGGTTTGTTTCATTTCCTAGAGATTTACCTGGACTTATCCAAACACAAGAATCAAACTAATCATTCTTGGCAGTTCTCAGAAGTGCATTTCCCAGGAACAGAAAAACCATTCCTAACAACCAAATGTGGCCTTGTAACTAGAGGTAAAGGGGGAAGAAAATTGATTAATCCTCTTCACATATTGCAGTGGATGTAGTAGAGATGAGGAGTAAATTGACAAGGAGAGTTTGGGTGGAGAAGATATGGTGTTAGACTGGTTCATGTTTAATTCAGGTAATTGAACTGTATTCGATGGCAAGATTCCTTCTCCTCTATAAGCTAGATCCATGCTGCTATTTATTGACTAAAACATAgaaagatgataatttatgacccACACTTGACTCATAAAGGACTGCATAATGTCATTCCAAATGCTAATATATTAGGACACTAAATTCCATGTTTAGGCTGGTTATGGAAGTGAGgcacaaaaaatagtaataagCCAACCAAAAGAAATTGAacctccatttttttttaaaaaataatttttttttttaaaaaaaaaaatctgcttcTATGGGTCATTTTAAGTTTATCTAAAGTTTTCTTTGTAAACTTTATAAGCAAAGAATTCAAATAGCAATCTGTTTTCAGATCACCATTTAGGGCACTGTATACGGCCGCCCCACCCCCCTCTCTCTGCCCGCATTGCACCTGCTACCCACTTAACTGGGGGAACATTATCAACAAACCAGGGCCTTTGGATTAGATCCCAACTTCCCCATCTACTGTCAAAATCAAGGTTGCGATCACCACATTATGCCAAGCTAAACAGGTTCCTTCAAATAACCAAAACAAAGTTGGCTACACAGCCAAATTTACATGTCtgattgatcataatgcaaattAAATGGGGAATATAACACAAGAAAAATTATGTTAGCATATAAAATGAGGAATATTTCGTACCATAATATAGTTGTATATGTTTCAAGATGCAAAGCAGAAGCTAAATGTAGCTTGTTTCTGACTCATCATGTAAAGCAGATACACAAATGGACAAGCAAACCAATTAGCCTTTCTGACTCCAAGAATAGACAACAAAAAATTGCCTACAAATGACTGATAAATAACTAATGATGATTACCTGTATTGGATTTAGGAGAATGTGTAAACGGTGCCTGAGTGATTCTCCTCGCTGGCCACCACTTTTTTTGTTGATGAAAACTAGGAGTGGTCTAGCATCGGGAGGCAAATCAATCAGTTCATACCTTTGTTTGGTTCCTAATATCTGAGAATCATCACCTTGAGTGAATGATACAGTTCTGCTTGGTACTGCCTTCATCTCCCCCTTGCAGACACTTTCGCTACTTTGTTGCTCGTCGCCAACATCAGCAACCCCATTACAATATTCTCCATTACCATGGGAGCCATTCGATGTTAGATAAGTATCTATGGTTCTTTCTGTAGAGGTGTCATTGGTACTATTGCTATTAGCTGAATCAGAAGGGAGTTCACAGTCCTGCTTGTATTTTTTACTCTGGCTCCTGTTAATATGTCCTCGTACAGTAGATGCCAATTCATTTGCACCATGTGTTATAGATCTCAGAAAACCACCTGCTCCCGTACTGCTCAAATCTTTTACAAAGAGAGGTGATAGAACAAGGCGTTTAAACGGTCCAAGGTCACAAATATCACCTGTTTCATTAGCCATGCTTGAGTGACAATCCACATGCACTAGCCGTTGACACCACATACAGGACCAAACAGGAGAGCCACCAAGAAAGGATCCACTGCAAGGTTCTTCACAATAACTACAACAAGGAGTTTCTTCAGGTCGATCTGCTACTTCAGTCCACTGAACAGTCCATTGGTGGATTACatgtttataaccaatcatgGATACAGATTTGCAATCTTTTTGTGCACTTGAAGAGCACATCATGTGCGCAGCTGCACCACAAACATCACAGCGGTGTATGTAGTTATCCAAAGTCATCATCTGTCCAAGAGGTTGAGGTGGTGAAAGTGATTCTAAACATGCACAACACTTCAGACCTTTTGCACGAGAACCAGATTCTATGCTCCAAACATGAGCAGAAACTGGAACTTTATGCCTTGTTTTTGGATTCTTCTTTGACCTTGCTATAGTCTTCATCCAGCTTAAACTGGTATTATGCCTCCATATGGAGAAAGCATACGTTAATGTTAAGATTCCAATAAACACGGTTGTTatataagaaacaaaggaaaaccaAAATTCTGCCATGTCAGAAGAATCATTTCCCCATTTGGGAAGAAACACCCTGAATTTCTCTTTAAACCAATTCATTTTTCGGTAGCTTAGTGGTATCATCACACTCCCATTGTTACTAATTAAGCTATCCAGCTTAAGAATTCCAACTCAGAAATCAAGGTTCCAATTCATACATGACATAAGATGAAATCAAGACACATAGCATCATCCACATTATGTTCTTCAAATCAACTTCAGTAATAAAATGGTGTCAGCACCGTAGCTGATCCAAGATAAAAGCTCTGAAAGAGTAATGGTAAAACATCTATCAGGACCCTTTGATCTTCTTGTGCAAACTATTTATCCACCATCTACCAGTGCAGTCACCAAGTCCGCAAGAAAAGGGTCAGGCTTTTAAGCATGCAGAACAACATAAAACTCTGACACTCCTAGCAATTGTAGTGTGACTTGTGTCTTTAGACTCGGATTTTTAACAGCATGATATAGTAGTTCAATCTGCGGAGAATCTGGAAAAAGAGAGGGTGAAGTATATTAGCTATGGACATGTCTCAAGTTAACAAAATGAAGCTACAACATTATTAAGCATGATTCCAAATTTCTATCTCATTTTTTGTATGTAGTCATTAACTGAAACTTAAACTGAAGCACAAATGCAACATCTGGGAACTCCAATTCTGATGCATGTTCCAATGAATAGCAACTGTTAGTACA
This genomic window from Elaeis guineensis isolate ETL-2024a chromosome 13, EG11, whole genome shotgun sequence contains:
- the LOC105037025 gene encoding diacylglycerol kinase 1 isoform X1, with product MIPLSYRKMNWFKEKFRVFLPKWGNDSSDMAEFWFSFVSYITTVFIGILTLTYAFSIWRHNTSLSWMKTIARSKKNPKTRHKVPVSAHVWSIESGSRAKGLKCCACLESLSPPQPLGQMMTLDNYIHRCDVCGAAAHMMCSSSAQKDCKSVSMIGYKHVIHQWTVQWTEVADRPEETPCCSYCEEPCSGSFLGGSPVWSCMWCQRLVHVDCHSSMANETGDICDLGPFKRLVLSPLFVKDLSSTGAGGFLRSITHGANELASTVRGHINRSQSKKYKQDCELPSDSANSNSTNDTSTERTIDTYLTSNGSHGNGEYCNGVADVGDEQQSSESVCKGEMKAVPSRTVSFTQGDDSQILGTKQRYELIDLPPDARPLLVFINKKSGGQRGESLRHRLHILLNPIQVSELSSTQGPEAGLFLFRKVPHFRILVCGGDGTVGWVLDAIDKQNYESPPPVAILPAGTGNDLARVLAWGGGLGAIERQGGLCTVLHHVEHAAVTILDRWKVAIEDSLSKTVQPPKFMNNYLGIGCDAKVALDIHNLREENPEKFHSQFLNKMLYAREGAKSIMDRTFADLPWQIRLEVDGVEVEIPEDAEGVLVANIGSYMGGVDLWQNEDESYDNFDPQSMHDKMLEVVSIKGTWHLGKLQVGLSRAWRLAQGQSIKIQLFAPFPVQVDGEPWFQRPCTLVISHHGQAFMLRRAAEEPLGHAAAIITDVLENAETSRVITASQKRALLQEMALKLS
- the LOC105037025 gene encoding diacylglycerol kinase 1 isoform X2, which translates into the protein MIPLSYRKMNWFKEKFRVFLPKWGNDSSDMAEFWFSFVSYITTVFIGILTLTYAFSIWRHNTSLSWMKTIARSKKNPKTRHKVPVSAHVWSIESGSRAKGLKCCACLESLSPPQPLGQMMTLDNYIHRCDVCGAAAHMMCSSSAQKDCKSVSMIGYKHVIHQWTVQWTEVADRPEETPCCSYCEEPCSGSFLGGSPVWSCMWCQRLVHVDCHSSMANETGDICDLGPFKRLVLSPLFVKDLSSTGAGGFLRSITHGANELASTVRGHINRSQSKKYKQDCELPSDSANSNSTNDTSTERTIDTYLTSNGSHGNGEYCNGVADVGDEQQSSESVCKGEMKAVPSRTVSFTQGDDSQILGTKQRYELIDLPPDARPLLVFINKKSGGQRGESLRHRLHILLNPIQVSELSSTQGPEAGLFLFRKVPHFRILVCGGDGTVGWVLDAIDKQNYESPPPVAILPAGTGNDLARVLAWGGGLGAIERQGGLCTVLHHVEHAAVTILDRWKVAIEDSLSKTVQPPKFMNNYLGIGCDAKVALDIHNLREENPEKFHSQDAEGVLVANIGSYMGGVDLWQNEDESYDNFDPQSMHDKMLEVVSIKGTWHLGKLQVGLSRAWRLAQGQSIKIQLFAPFPVQVDGEPWFQRPCTLVISHHGQAFMLRRAAEEPLGHAAAIITDVLENAETSRVITASQKRALLQEMALKLS